In Denticeps clupeoides chromosome 1, fDenClu1.1, whole genome shotgun sequence, a single window of DNA contains:
- the slc3a2a gene encoding solute carrier family 3 member 2a, with product MSKDVEMKEVELNELDQEKQPMTGDALAEKNGAVKVKVPEDPDVKFTGLSKDELMKVAGTAGWVRTRWVLLVLFWLGWLGMLAGAIVIIIQAPRCKPLPEMNWWNEGPLYQIADVDAFTEDKGLEGVIEKLESLGQLKVKGLLLGPIHTVQKDQLNTLSLEKINAALGAPEVLDKLLDRAHKKSISIILDLTPNYEGDKPWFTRLVDLSDKLKAGIQHWMKKGVDGILLSSLDKTEMNPSEWVALLNAVHNSTEDGPKKRALIGEMSASSARKAVETLNSTGLDLLLSGVLKPNQTGQEKAGAVQQLYSSQPQTSLAWTLSGPRTGHLASVVKPRSVRLYQLLLFTLPGTPVFNYGDELGLEDLRTTSPKMVWDIEDPADEKNETAKALRAKMSSRRDWFRALSDLRGKERSLAHGDYVHLHNATSSLAYVRIWDQSERYLTALNWGTAPVTLSLSHHDLPLQAKVRLSTDPERHPQDQKVSLDSLELGPKEALLLSYPYTA from the exons ATGAGTAAAGACGTGGAGATGAAAGAAGTGGAGCTGAACGAGTTGGACCAGGAGAAGCAGCCCATGACTGGAGATGCTCTGGCCGAGAAGAACGGCGCAGTTAAAGTGAAAGTCCCTGAGGACCCCGATGTCAAGTTCACCGGCCTGTCCAAGGATGAGCTGATGAAGGTCGCTGGAACCGCAGG CTGGGTCCGGACACGATGGGTCCTGCTGGTTCTGTTCTGGCTGGGCTGGTTGGGAATGCTGGCCGGAGCAATCGTGATCATCATCCAGGCCCCTCGCTGCAAGCCTCTGCCTGAGATGAACTGGTGGAATGAAGGTCCTCTGTACCAGATTGCTGACGTGGACGCCTTCACTGAGGACAAGGGCTTGGAGG GAGTGATTGAGAAGTTGGAGAGTCTAGGTCAGCTGAAGGTAAAGGGCCTGCTACTGGGTCCCATTCACACAGTTCAAAAAGACCAGCTGAACACGCTGTCACTGGAGAAAATAAATGCCGCCTTGGGAGCACCAGAGGTGCTGGACAAGTTGCTGGACCGAGCTCACAAAAAGA gtATTTCTATCATTCTGGACTTGACTCCTAACTATGAAGGTGATAAGCCCTGGTTTACAAGATTGGTCGACCTGTCAGATAAACTCAAG GCTGGCATACAACACTGGATGAAAAAAGGTGTGGATGGAATCCTGCTGTCCTCATTGgataaaactgaaatgaatcCATCTGAATGGGTCGCTCTGCTCAATGCTGTCCACAACAGCACTGAAGATGGGCCCAAGAAAAG GGCTCTGATTGGAGAGATGTCGGCCTCCTCAGCTAGAAAGGCTGTGGAGACTCTGAACTCCACAGGCTTAGACCTGTTGCTGTCAGGTGTTCTTAAGCCAAATCAGACGGGTCAAGAAAAGGCCGGAGCTGTGCAGCAGCTTTACTCCTCACAGCCCCAGACCAGTTTGGCCTGGACACTTAGTGGACCACGCACTGGGCACTTGGCATCAGTGGTCAAGCCTAGATCTGTTCGCCTGTACCAGCTCTTGTTGTTCACTCTGCCTGGCACGCCGGTATTCAATTATGGAGACGAACTCGGCCTGGAAGATTTG AGAACCACTTCTCCCAAAATGGTATGGGATATAGAAGACCCAgctgatgaaaaaaatgaaacggcAAAG GCATTGAGAGCAAAAATGAGCTCACGGAGAGACTGGTTCCGAGCACTGAGTGATCTGCGGGGTAAAGAGCGTTCCCTTGCGCACGGTGACTATGTTCACCTCCACAACGCCACTTCCTCTCTGGCCTATGTGCGCATTTGGGACCAGAGTGAGCGCTACCTCACTGCGCTGAATTGGGGAACAGCACCAGTCACCCTCAGCCTGTCTCACCATGACCTTCCCCTACAAGCCAAAGTCCGACTCAGCACAGACCCTGAGCGGCACCCTCAAGACCAGAAGGTTTCTCTGGACAGCTTAGAGTTAGGTCCCAAAGAGGCTTTACTACTGTCATACCCTTACACAGCATAG